A single window of Nicotiana tomentosiformis chromosome 1, ASM39032v3, whole genome shotgun sequence DNA harbors:
- the LOC104084813 gene encoding F-box protein At2g27310-like, whose product MATSVASAESMGSLSSDLFYDILRRLDGATLASAACACEAFCSISKEEKLWENVCSSMWLSTNRDDVKSLISSIGGFKKFYADCFPLIVNKEVPEFLWNEYLEYPEELTEAEYYGDMDEFEIVAPSDFVSIVDIRYKDKTICSKVLWGIPNANGFPRWFYSCPFRIDLFTYSTRDDEHAGEVTLSVSDGLPPITCMEKERKDGKLWQELRDGIRLSWIVVNTKIKQAANLSSWSSLGGQRHWPTDKDFVLRFGSVLPAKDILSCQAVECILLLKFRVIYTEEGGVATTLKLTEVSMQLGDMEGAHVDGRNSLLVLKEALSCNRSKNYNEALESCQLYSKVQSELREEKMRNESRLDRLYILGGIMTCISVCFYLW is encoded by the coding sequence ATGGCTACATCAGTTGCATCTGCTGAAAGCATGGGATCCTTAAGTAGTGATCTATTCTACGACATACTTAGGCGTCTTGATGGTGCAACTTTGGCTAGTGCTGCCTGTGCCTGTGAAGCATTCTGCTCGATTTCCAAGGAAGAGAAGCTATGGGAAAACGTATGCTCTTCTATGTGGCTTTCAACCAACAGGGATGACGTCAAAAGTTTAATATCTTCTATTGGTGGGTTTAAAAAATTCTATGCTGATTGCTTCCCCCTTATTGTGAACAAAGAAGTGCCTGAATTTCTATGGAATGAATATCTCGAGTATCCTGAAGAATTGACTGAAGCTGAATACTATGGTGACATGGACGAATTCGAAATTGTTGCTCCATCAGATTTTGTCTCTATTGTCGATATACGATATAAAGATAAAACAATATGCTCAAAAGTCCTTTGGGGCATTCCTAATGCAAACGGTTTTCCACGTTGGTTTTACAGCTGTCCATTTCGAATCGATCTTTTCACGTACTCGACTAGAGATGACGAACACGCGGGGGAAGTCACTCTATCAGTTTCAGACGGATTGCCTCCAATTACATGTATGGAGAAAGAGAGGAAAGATGGTAAGCTCTGGCAAGAGCTCCGGGACGGAATACGGCTAAGTTGGATTGTTGttaatacaaaaataaaacaAGCTGCTAATCTCTCAAGCTGGAGTTCCCTTGGAGGGCAAAGACATTGGCCAACAGATAAGGATTTTGTGCTTCGTTTCGGTTCAGTTCTTCCTGCTAAGGACATTCTTTCTTGTCAAGCTGTGGAGTGTATCCTCCTCCTGAAATTCAGAGTGATCTATACAGAAGAGGGAGGTGTCGCGACTACTCTCAAACTGACAGAAGTAAGCATGCAACTGGGAGATATGGAAGGTGCTCATGTAGATGGTAGAAACAGTTTGCTTGTTCTCAAGGAAGCATTAAGCTGCAATCGGAGCAAGAACTATAACGAGGCGCTCGAATCATGTCAACTGTACTCAAAGGTGCAAAGTGAGCTAAGGGaggaaaaaatgagaaatgaaagCAGGTTAGATAGACTTTATATATTAGGAGGCATTATGACCTGCATCTCAGTTTGTTTCTATTTGTGGTGA